Proteins found in one Maridesulfovibrio sp. genomic segment:
- a CDS encoding HAMP domain-containing sensor histidine kinase, with the protein MPHTRHSDEHAKLNILITGKNPLIHTLIPALHDLGHEVSITLSPKETLFTYASRQPDLTIMAEQEDTVQTFSSIREVNSEAPALFIIDTDRPESFKPLFDFQNVSFLPSSATPEKLLGFIHEFQGRHIRQKINEEDARLYKLILQSLPFPALLVSTRTQETILANKAAHDQLPAFEYEQAPPFLSSLSDEVRRDLFSDIEAYNLHSLKSITAYDRFWDLTVDQVAPSVFMVLAIDITEQRQQLQLREEMERIARHDLRSPTANIVGMSRILETEAGLTDEFQSLAEIVRKTSERMIRQIDTSLTLIRLETGSLKADAHPFNLYNAISAAIGDLNQLVDDKNLEVICLFDGEPVQEESSIVCYGEASLIITMFSNLLKNAAEAAPENSAITISISEDQRFITTKIHNRGEIPVSIRDTFFDRYATFGKKHGTGLGTYSARLIADASGGDISFTTSEEKGTTLITTIPKP; encoded by the coding sequence ATGCCTCACACACGCCACAGTGATGAGCACGCAAAACTGAACATTCTGATCACCGGTAAAAATCCGCTGATCCATACCCTTATCCCGGCCTTGCACGACCTCGGGCATGAGGTATCTATTACCCTATCTCCTAAAGAAACCCTGTTCACCTATGCCAGCCGCCAGCCGGACCTGACCATCATGGCTGAACAGGAAGACACAGTGCAAACTTTTTCGAGCATCCGTGAAGTAAACAGCGAAGCCCCGGCCCTGTTCATCATTGATACAGACAGGCCGGAATCATTCAAACCTCTTTTCGACTTCCAGAATGTATCTTTCCTGCCCTCTTCTGCAACTCCGGAGAAACTGCTCGGCTTTATCCATGAATTTCAAGGTCGGCATATCCGCCAAAAAATTAACGAAGAGGACGCAAGGCTTTACAAACTGATCCTGCAAAGTCTGCCCTTTCCTGCCCTGCTGGTAAGTACCAGAACGCAGGAAACAATACTTGCCAACAAGGCCGCACATGATCAGCTTCCGGCTTTTGAATACGAGCAGGCCCCGCCGTTTCTTTCCTCACTTTCAGATGAGGTGCGCCGGGATCTTTTCAGCGATATCGAGGCATACAACCTCCATTCACTGAAATCGATCACAGCCTATGACCGCTTCTGGGACTTAACTGTAGATCAGGTAGCTCCTTCTGTGTTTATGGTGCTGGCCATCGATATAACCGAACAGCGCCAGCAGTTGCAGCTGCGCGAAGAGATGGAACGAATCGCAAGACACGATCTGCGCTCTCCCACAGCAAATATCGTCGGAATGTCACGTATTCTAGAGACCGAAGCCGGGCTTACGGATGAATTTCAATCACTGGCGGAAATCGTCCGTAAAACCAGTGAACGCATGATCCGCCAGATAGATACATCCCTGACCCTGATACGGCTTGAAACCGGATCACTCAAAGCTGACGCCCACCCATTCAATCTCTATAATGCCATTAGCGCCGCTATCGGCGACTTGAATCAACTGGTGGACGACAAGAATCTTGAAGTTATCTGCCTATTTGACGGGGAACCTGTTCAGGAAGAAAGTTCAATAGTCTGCTACGGTGAAGCTTCACTGATTATCACCATGTTCTCCAACCTGCTGAAAAATGCTGCAGAGGCTGCCCCGGAAAACTCAGCCATAACGATCAGTATCAGCGAGGATCAACGCTTCATCACGACCAAAATCCATAACAGGGGAGAAATCCCGGTCAGCATCCGTGATACTTTCTTTGACCGCTACGCCACCTTCGGCAAAAAGCACGGGACCGGTCTGGGCACCTACAGCGCCCGGCTAATCGCTGACGCTTCAGGCGGAGATATTTCATTCACAACGTCCGAAGAAAAGGGTACTACCCTGATCACAACCATTCCCAAACCATAA